In Chryseobacterium gleum, a single genomic region encodes these proteins:
- the map gene encoding type I methionyl aminopeptidase, translating into MSITSEDQMLGMQKVSEAVAFTLKKMTEYAEPGMTTKDLDEYGAKILESFGAKSAPYLTYGFPGWTCISVDNEFCHGIPTDQRVLKEGDLINIDVSAELDGYWADNGGSFVIGKDIHGHQKLVEASKDILRKAISNIKGGVRIADIGHLMETEAKKRGLKVIKNLAGHGVGRSLHEQPDELLNYRNRFDSRRFKKNAVVAIETFISTDSTIAVELKDGWTMVGNKGGYMAQHEHTIVITDGKPIILTEMNEILN; encoded by the coding sequence ATGTCAATCACCAGCGAAGATCAGATGCTCGGAATGCAAAAAGTAAGTGAAGCCGTTGCCTTTACTTTGAAAAAGATGACAGAATATGCTGAACCCGGTATGACCACAAAAGATCTTGATGAATACGGAGCCAAAATACTGGAAAGTTTCGGGGCAAAATCAGCGCCTTACCTGACCTATGGATTCCCGGGCTGGACATGCATCAGCGTAGATAATGAATTCTGCCATGGTATTCCCACAGATCAAAGAGTGTTGAAAGAAGGTGACCTGATCAATATTGATGTTTCTGCTGAGCTGGATGGATATTGGGCAGATAACGGCGGATCTTTTGTCATTGGAAAAGATATTCACGGACATCAGAAACTGGTGGAGGCATCCAAAGACATTCTGAGAAAGGCGATCAGTAATATAAAAGGCGGTGTAAGAATAGCAGACATAGGACATTTAATGGAAACCGAAGCGAAGAAAAGAGGTCTTAAAGTCATTAAGAATCTTGCAGGCCACGGAGTAGGAAGAAGCTTACATGAGCAGCCTGATGAATTGCTTAACTACAGAAACCGTTTTGATTCCAGACGTTTTAAGAAAAACGCTGTGGTGGCCATTGAAACATTTATCTCCACAGATTCCACAATTGCTGTGGAATTAAAAGACGGATGGACCATGGTAGGCAATAAAGGCGGTTACATGGCCCAGCACGAACATACCATTGTAATTACCGACGGAAAACCCATCATTTTAACCGAAATGAATGAAATCCTGAATTAA
- a CDS encoding DUF2490 domain-containing protein: protein MKKIFAGIFLLGCIGTTIKAQISPPGLGDANNAFWGAFGVKQQLDSLGKKQALSYVAIGRKSSPDNHNLFSKQAIIVLNHEVYHSFAPHQQYSYALSYRRQPHYENNAPYEKENTEQEFRIYGRYAYTFDLGKKWKLKNTVRQEFRKFFDADFHKVEEDFQLRTRIKSQLTYNLSPKNNQKLALSAEALFSISHLNEPDAEWSAFGYREMRIAAYYMFTIPNSPFTVDVGYMDDLIRDSRSIHHGGVHYLAADLIWNIPYRKK from the coding sequence ATGAAGAAAATTTTTGCAGGTATATTCTTATTGGGATGTATAGGAACCACTATCAAGGCACAGATCAGTCCGCCGGGGCTGGGAGACGCCAACAATGCATTCTGGGGTGCCTTTGGAGTTAAACAGCAGCTGGATTCTTTAGGAAAAAAGCAGGCTTTGAGCTATGTTGCCATCGGGAGAAAAAGCAGCCCGGATAACCATAATTTATTTTCAAAGCAGGCTATCATTGTTTTGAATCATGAGGTATACCACTCTTTTGCCCCGCATCAGCAATACAGCTATGCACTGAGTTACCGCAGACAACCCCACTATGAGAATAACGCTCCTTATGAAAAAGAAAATACCGAACAGGAATTCAGGATCTACGGAAGATATGCATACACTTTTGATCTGGGAAAAAAGTGGAAGCTGAAAAATACGGTCCGGCAGGAATTCAGGAAATTTTTTGATGCAGACTTTCATAAGGTGGAAGAGGATTTTCAGTTGAGAACACGGATCAAAAGTCAGCTCACCTATAATTTATCTCCTAAAAATAATCAGAAGCTGGCTTTAAGTGCAGAAGCATTGTTTTCCATAAGTCATCTCAACGAGCCGGATGCTGAATGGAGTGCCTTTGGATATCGTGAAATGCGTATTGCCGCTTATTATATGTTTACAATCCCAAACTCTCCTTTTACAGTAGATGTAGGATATATGGATGATCTGATCAGAGACAGCAGAAGTATTCATCATGGAGGGGTTCATTATCTGGCAGCCGATCTGATATGGAATATTCCTTACAGAAAGAAATAA
- a CDS encoding helix-turn-helix domain-containing protein, producing MSKEIVNRYLAKEFKKLGKSQKDVIEDLNKTQPYVSALMSGKKSVGKEVAVELHKLYGFDPAKILLSELEYLNITNEVIFDKDENDIELSDSEKIDEMYNFVKKYTEEIDSIKFRLRVLSSISTKAFELLFENFDMETLDTEAIENQVRSELNSEQ from the coding sequence ATGTCGAAAGAGATCGTTAATAGATATTTAGCTAAAGAATTTAAAAAACTTGGCAAATCGCAGAAAGATGTAATAGAGGATTTAAATAAAACACAGCCGTATGTTTCTGCACTAATGTCTGGAAAAAAAAGTGTAGGAAAGGAAGTAGCGGTAGAACTGCATAAACTTTACGGATTCGATCCAGCTAAAATTTTACTTTCAGAACTTGAATATCTGAATATAACCAACGAGGTTATATTTGATAAAGATGAAAATGATATTGAATTAAGTGATTCTGAAAAAATAGATGAGATGTATAATTTTGTTAAAAAATATACAGAAGAAATAGACTCTATTAAATTTAGATTGAGAGTATTGAGCTCAATATCTACGAAAGCGTTTGAATTATTGTTCGAAAATTTCGATATGGAAACGTTAGACACTGAAGCAATAGAAAACCAAGTAAGAAGCGAGCTTAATTCGGAACAATAG
- a CDS encoding DUF4468 domain-containing protein encodes MKKSLSILLFLINCLIYAQELKFEDVVKVDSLTTKDELYNRARSWYADTFHSEKDVMSIDDKILGEISGNGAIRYEPRGFYFGALCATGYISYKINIYVKDGRYKYNFHSFIHEGTRCPGGGGLVSYGLLTQDKEHPKQPNKGWREVKDLANATAERLISSLNEAMNKKHETNNNW; translated from the coding sequence ATGAAAAAGTCACTATCTATACTACTATTTTTAATTAATTGTTTAATATATGCACAGGAACTAAAATTCGAAGATGTTGTAAAAGTAGACTCACTTACGACTAAAGATGAACTATACAATAGGGCTAGAAGCTGGTACGCAGACACATTTCATAGTGAAAAGGATGTAATGAGTATTGACGATAAAATTTTGGGAGAGATTTCCGGGAATGGAGCTATCAGATATGAGCCTAGAGGTTTCTATTTTGGAGCCTTATGTGCAACAGGATATATATCTTATAAAATAAATATATATGTAAAGGATGGAAGATATAAATACAACTTCCATTCATTTATCCATGAAGGAACAAGATGTCCCGGAGGCGGTGGGTTAGTTTCATATGGCCTTTTAACACAAGATAAAGAGCATCCAAAACAACCTAATAAAGGATGGAGAGAAGTTAAAGATTTAGCAAATGCAACTGCTGAAAGATTGATTTCATCATTAAATGAAGCTATGAACAAAAAACACGAAACAAATAACAACTGGTAA
- a CDS encoding TonB-dependent receptor, with the protein MIQPNECMFPGKHMPHSVETRQNDISTKNQQCVKPFLILLFLLTGLTAIQAQNLQGGISGKVNMVDGQPLRAISVSLPEANRQTLTDDEGNYHFVNLNAGSYTVKLQILGTKEVRLPVEVKAGETTTLDYQLTQENIQAIQEVVIMKNTNRFSKKESSFVARLPLKNLENPQVYNTVTKELFQEQVAVDLGSISKNVPGAGVPMIANQGRVTFRSRGFETEPNARNGVAGAAFSVIDPVNLERIEAIKGPSATLFGKSVASSYGGVYNRVTKKPYNNFGGEVGYVGGSWNYNRLTVDVNTPVNKDRTALFRLNAAGTTEKSFQDIGFTNSLAIAPSFSYQINDRMSLLLDVEFNQAKGTSVVRFNPYTGSNKIQSIADMKFPYYKNFLSDDLAYETEMLNIFAQLNYKVSENWTSQTILSRARSTINGYISAINGKTDSTASAQVMVGTTSFIATNIQQNFIGDFRIGRFRNRMVVGLDFYNNSNHFDRYHTNTKVFNFVHPSADFRVNSNTIDALTATSAFRRENNSDNTYAAYVSDVFNITDQLMVMASLRVDRFQFKGVYDITTGEIKGGLSSSGAQSGPYEQTAFSPKMGIVYEILKNKLSLFGNYMNGFNNVSGTDINGNTFKPEYANQLEFGVKADIFNHRLVGTLSYYNIRVDNILRTNPDDINYSIQDGTQVSKGFEAELTANPFDGFNVVAGYAYNDSKFTNANPSVNGLRPALSGPANMFNFWVSYRIPEGKLKGLGIGGGGNMGSSSYQTNTQTAKVIIPSYKMFDLGIFYDQPKYRVGLKFDNITNEKAWSVRLTPQAPSRFLGSVSLKF; encoded by the coding sequence ATGATACAACCTAATGAATGTATGTTTCCCGGGAAGCATATGCCTCATTCCGTAGAGACAAGACAGAATGATATTTCAACCAAGAATCAGCAATGCGTAAAGCCGTTTCTTATTTTATTATTCTTACTAACCGGTTTAACAGCAATACAAGCACAGAATCTGCAGGGCGGAATCTCGGGAAAAGTAAATATGGTGGACGGACAGCCATTAAGGGCAATATCTGTCTCCTTGCCGGAAGCGAATCGGCAAACCCTTACGGATGACGAAGGAAATTATCATTTTGTAAACCTGAACGCAGGTTCTTATACTGTGAAGTTACAGATTCTGGGAACTAAAGAAGTTCGTCTCCCGGTGGAGGTAAAAGCTGGTGAAACAACAACACTGGATTATCAGCTTACCCAGGAAAATATACAGGCTATACAGGAAGTGGTCATAATGAAAAATACAAACCGTTTTTCGAAAAAAGAAAGCAGTTTTGTAGCCAGATTGCCTTTGAAAAATTTAGAAAATCCTCAGGTATACAATACGGTTACCAAAGAATTATTCCAGGAACAGGTTGCTGTAGATTTGGGAAGTATTTCCAAAAACGTACCGGGTGCCGGAGTTCCTATGATTGCCAACCAGGGAAGAGTGACATTCCGCTCAAGGGGATTTGAAACAGAACCCAATGCCCGAAATGGAGTCGCAGGAGCTGCATTTTCAGTGATTGATCCTGTAAACCTTGAACGTATAGAAGCTATTAAGGGACCTTCAGCTACCTTATTTGGGAAAAGTGTGGCCAGCAGTTACGGAGGAGTATACAACAGGGTAACGAAAAAACCTTACAATAATTTTGGCGGTGAAGTAGGGTATGTAGGAGGAAGCTGGAATTATAACCGGCTGACTGTGGATGTCAATACACCGGTAAATAAGGACAGAACAGCTCTTTTCCGCCTTAATGCGGCAGGAACTACAGAAAAGAGCTTCCAGGATATCGGATTTACCAACTCACTGGCTATTGCTCCCAGTTTTTCTTATCAGATCAATGACCGTATGTCGCTCCTGCTGGATGTAGAGTTCAATCAGGCAAAAGGAACATCGGTTGTACGATTCAATCCTTATACCGGAAGTAACAAAATCCAGTCTATTGCAGATATGAAGTTTCCGTATTATAAAAACTTCCTGAGTGATGACCTGGCTTACGAAACAGAGATGCTGAACATCTTCGCCCAGCTGAATTATAAAGTTTCAGAAAACTGGACTTCTCAAACAATACTTTCCCGCGCAAGATCTACCATTAACGGATATATTTCTGCCATCAACGGAAAAACAGATTCCACAGCAAGCGCTCAGGTCATGGTGGGAACCACTTCATTTATTGCCACCAATATTCAACAGAACTTCATCGGGGATTTCCGTATCGGACGTTTCAGAAACAGAATGGTTGTCGGATTGGATTTTTATAATAACTCCAATCATTTTGACCGTTACCATACCAATACCAAGGTATTTAATTTTGTTCATCCTTCGGCTGACTTCAGAGTGAATAGCAATACGATCGATGCGCTTACCGCTACTTCAGCCTTCAGAAGGGAAAATAACAGTGATAATACCTATGCTGCTTATGTTTCTGATGTTTTTAATATTACGGATCAGCTTATGGTAATGGCGAGTTTAAGGGTGGACCGGTTTCAGTTCAAAGGAGTGTATGATATAACAACAGGAGAAATCAAAGGTGGCTTAAGTAGCAGTGGGGCACAATCGGGACCTTATGAACAGACCGCTTTTTCACCCAAAATGGGAATTGTTTATGAAATATTGAAAAATAAACTTTCCCTGTTTGGAAACTATATGAACGGCTTTAATAACGTAAGCGGAACGGATATCAACGGGAATACCTTCAAACCTGAATATGCCAATCAGTTAGAGTTTGGAGTAAAAGCAGATATTTTTAACCACAGACTTGTAGGTACGTTAAGTTATTACAATATCCGTGTAGATAATATTTTAAGAACAAATCCTGATGATATCAACTATTCCATACAGGATGGAACACAGGTAAGTAAAGGTTTCGAAGCTGAGCTGACTGCCAATCCTTTTGATGGATTCAATGTTGTTGCAGGATATGCTTATAATGACAGTAAATTTACCAATGCCAATCCTTCGGTAAATGGCTTAAGGCCTGCATTGTCCGGACCTGCGAATATGTTCAACTTCTGGGTCAGCTACCGTATTCCTGAAGGAAAATTAAAAGGCTTAGGAATAGGCGGTGGTGGAAATATGGGATCCTCTTCCTATCAAACCAATACACAAACAGCTAAAGTGATTATTCCATCTTACAAAATGTTTGATTTAGGAATTTTCTATGATCAGCCAAAATACAGAGTAGGCCTGAAATTCGATAATATTACCAACGAAAAAGCATGGTCTGTACGTTTAACGCCACAGGCTCCGTCGCGTTTTCTTGGAAGTGTTTCTTTAAAGTTTTAA
- a CDS encoding type II toxin-antitoxin system VapC family toxin — MVTEKRISEWENILVDTSILCALFKAVDEGSVDEQFLFVKKLMHYLSNTKTGNSKDRRFFITSITVSELLSKEDDREKIAKIVRILDSQNVEFIDFDLGSAFLLNNDFREYLSRKKLNNFAAEMGFKSGDFMMAREWISKDMMIIQNGKFANVDVILTCDKNTFYPISEKCSVFTALAYEEYFKHDHGIMLAYLHDIAKLNYIALN; from the coding sequence ATGGTTACCGAAAAGAGAATTAGTGAGTGGGAAAATATCTTAGTTGATACAAGTATTCTATGTGCTTTATTTAAAGCAGTAGACGAGGGTTCTGTTGACGAACAGTTTTTATTCGTTAAAAAGCTAATGCACTATTTATCTAATACAAAAACTGGAAACTCAAAAGATAGACGTTTTTTCATAACATCTATTACAGTATCAGAATTGCTGTCAAAAGAAGATGATAGAGAAAAAATAGCAAAAATTGTTAGAATATTAGATAGTCAAAATGTAGAATTTATTGATTTTGACTTGGGCTCAGCTTTTTTATTAAATAATGATTTCCGGGAATATCTTAGCAGAAAAAAACTAAATAATTTCGCTGCCGAAATGGGTTTTAAAAGTGGTGATTTCATGATGGCGAGAGAGTGGATTTCAAAAGATATGATGATTATTCAGAATGGCAAATTTGCTAATGTCGATGTGATATTGACATGTGATAAAAATACTTTTTATCCTATTTCAGAAAAATGCTCAGTATTTACAGCTTTAGCTTATGAAGAGTACTTTAAACATGATCATGGAATTATGTTAGCATATTTGCATGACATTGCAAAATTAAATTATATCGCACTTAATTAA
- a CDS encoding GLPGLI family protein: protein MKFYLFIFSFIIVFISGQGIISPNFSIKTSPYEVTNYGTSSYNIYYKVNFLDNALFPSSKKEVMCILELGDHVSKFLDYNQLKKDSLSEKYSKQDMIGSKEMGEFMKIRVLWNNIIFKNNNIMTVQERFKSIYQYEEDQPKLNWNLEKGEKILLGHECNKATVSYRGRNYIAWYTTGIPINNGPYIFGGLPGLILEVEDTDKKYTFEAVGITKTPKLIYLRNEKSILRTTREKFRNVQRTYKENPNAFYTGKAYNEDGTPIVLKQQNIQYEPMEIE, encoded by the coding sequence ATGAAATTCTATCTATTTATATTTTCTTTTATTATTGTATTCATTAGTGGGCAGGGCATTATTTCGCCGAATTTTTCAATTAAAACTTCTCCTTATGAAGTGACTAATTATGGAACAAGTTCGTATAATATATACTATAAAGTAAATTTTTTAGATAATGCCCTCTTTCCTAGTAGCAAAAAAGAGGTGATGTGTATTCTTGAGTTGGGAGATCATGTTTCTAAATTCTTAGATTATAATCAGTTGAAAAAGGATTCACTATCTGAAAAATATAGTAAACAGGACATGATTGGCTCTAAAGAAATGGGTGAGTTTATGAAAATAAGAGTTTTATGGAATAATATAATCTTCAAAAATAATAATATAATGACAGTTCAGGAGAGGTTCAAATCTATATATCAATATGAGGAAGACCAACCAAAACTTAACTGGAACTTAGAGAAAGGAGAAAAAATATTACTAGGGCATGAGTGTAATAAGGCAACAGTTAGCTATAGAGGAAGAAATTACATTGCATGGTACACCACTGGCATACCTATTAATAATGGACCTTATATTTTTGGAGGATTACCTGGTTTAATTTTAGAAGTTGAAGATACTGATAAGAAATATACTTTTGAAGCAGTGGGAATTACAAAAACCCCCAAGCTTATTTATCTAAGAAATGAGAAAAGTATATTAAGGACTACAAGAGAAAAGTTTAGAAATGTACAACGAACTTATAAAGAGAATCCTAATGCTTTTTATACTGGTAAGGCTTATAATGAAGATGGGACACCAATAGTATTAAAACAACAAAATATTCAATATGAACCAATGGAGATTGAGTAG
- a CDS encoding FMN-dependent NADH-azoreductase, giving the protein MKNILHIISSARGEKSYSNQLSSAILEKLLQKGNINKITLRNLVKDAPPYADEVSIHEFYKHPELYDEQSGQLLSYANLIVDEVREADIIVIGTPVFNLGISTPLKAWLDQLIRVGITYVFDEQWNRVGQLKGKKVYLAVASGGRSAEGSPDYISAYLADVFRSYAGITDVETYRIEGTMENGFTADYESILKDFNSVNEML; this is encoded by the coding sequence ATGAAGAATATTCTGCACATTATCTCCAGCGCAAGAGGAGAAAAGTCTTATAGTAACCAGCTAAGCTCAGCCATTCTGGAAAAACTGTTACAAAAAGGTAACATCAACAAGATTACTCTACGAAACTTAGTTAAAGATGCCCCTCCATATGCAGATGAAGTGTCCATTCATGAGTTTTATAAACACCCTGAATTATACGATGAACAAAGCGGGCAGCTTCTTTCGTATGCCAATCTGATTGTGGATGAAGTGCGTGAAGCGGATATTATTGTCATTGGAACACCGGTTTTCAACCTTGGAATTTCCACACCTCTGAAAGCCTGGCTTGACCAGCTGATCCGCGTAGGAATTACTTATGTTTTTGATGAACAATGGAATCGCGTGGGCCAGCTTAAAGGGAAAAAAGTATATCTTGCTGTTGCTTCCGGTGGCAGAAGTGCTGAAGGTTCACCGGATTATATTTCAGCTTATCTTGCGGATGTTTTCAGAAGTTATGCAGGAATTACGGACGTAGAAACTTACCGCATTGAGGGAACTATGGAAAACGGTTTTACAGCGGATTATGAAAGTATTTTGAAAGATTTTAATTCCGTCAATGAAATGCTTTAA
- a CDS encoding recombinase RecT, producing the protein MSATNQKSALTLFNQTNVQEKFEKLLGKKAQGFISSVLQIVNGNKLLQNADPMTVYNAAATAAVLDLPINPNLGFAWIVPYKGSAQFQMGWKGFVQLALRTNQYQNINTTEVYENQFKSFNRLTEELEADFDVQGEGEIVGYAGYMKLKSGFSKTTYWSKEEVITHAKKYSQAYGKGSMSPWNDKEQFHAMAKKTVLKNLISKWGIMSVEMQNAHLADQSVQKEMGSYDYVDSSNTIDIEAENVNEEEKRIKLFIDKADTLEALEQLKESVPEQLMFYYEAREDELQSA; encoded by the coding sequence ATGTCAGCAACAAATCAAAAATCAGCATTAACACTTTTCAACCAAACTAATGTTCAGGAAAAGTTTGAAAAGCTACTAGGAAAAAAAGCACAAGGATTTATTTCTTCTGTCCTTCAAATCGTAAACGGAAATAAGTTACTTCAGAATGCAGACCCTATGACGGTTTATAATGCCGCAGCAACAGCCGCTGTTTTAGACCTTCCAATTAATCCGAATTTGGGTTTTGCTTGGATTGTTCCTTATAAAGGTTCAGCGCAGTTTCAAATGGGATGGAAGGGTTTTGTTCAACTAGCCCTAAGGACTAATCAGTATCAAAACATAAATACAACAGAAGTTTATGAAAATCAATTCAAATCATTCAACAGGTTAACCGAAGAATTAGAAGCCGACTTTGATGTGCAGGGTGAAGGAGAAATAGTGGGATATGCTGGATACATGAAATTAAAATCCGGATTTTCAAAAACAACATATTGGAGTAAAGAAGAAGTCATTACCCATGCTAAAAAGTATTCTCAGGCTTATGGCAAAGGTTCAATGTCTCCGTGGAATGATAAGGAACAATTTCATGCAATGGCAAAAAAAACAGTACTCAAAAATCTTATTTCTAAATGGGGTATAATGAGTGTAGAAATGCAAAATGCTCACCTTGCCGATCAAAGTGTTCAAAAAGAAATGGGAAGTTATGATTATGTGGATAGCTCAAACACTATCGACATTGAGGCTGAAAATGTAAATGAAGAAGAGAAACGTATTAAGCTATTCATTGATAAAGCCGATACACTTGAAGCTTTAGAACAGCTTAAAGAAAGTGTTCCCGAACAACTGATGTTCTACTACGAGGCCAGAGAAGATGAACTTCAATCCGCATAA
- a CDS encoding M20/M25/M40 family metallo-hydrolase, producing MKKFLLILLGIIVVLAAVVLIKTYTYPFKKNNIGAGEGWKPVKNDSAVMRLSGGIKVPTVSTGSLGEFDYAPFDQFKAYLKTSYPLVYQNTENVEVNQYGLVFRLKGSNPALEPILFLSHMDVVPPGDADVKNNEENVFRPDDKPLDPVSKVAEDWDFAPFSGAVANGRIYGRGAIDMKGMLFSLMESMNSMIKNKQIPQRDIYLAFGFDEEVGGQKGAVQIADYFKKKGLKFDAVYDEGGLIMRKGNVAGIDTDVAVVGCAEKGFLSAKIKVKGLGGHSSMPPMESAIGKAAVIMQRLEDDQMKPVITPLIKEFFNNIGGEMPFTTRMALANQWLLKPVLISQLTKNNTTNALVRTTTALTMMKGSDGTNVLSPEVEFVVNFRLLPGNSVKDVKDHIAKATEGFDVEVEEIDNTREASAISPTNTKAFKIIEAGVKEIHPGAIVTPYLTMAGTDAGKYEIVSKNVYRFMPIKINSAEQQSIHSTNEYLSIENYLKMIHYFEYVMKNYDK from the coding sequence ATGAAAAAATTTCTTTTAATCCTTCTGGGAATCATTGTCGTTCTGGCTGCTGTTGTATTGATTAAAACCTATACTTATCCGTTTAAGAAAAATAATATCGGAGCAGGAGAAGGTTGGAAACCTGTAAAAAATGACTCTGCGGTAATGAGGCTGTCAGGAGGAATAAAGGTTCCCACAGTTTCTACAGGTAGTCTGGGTGAATTCGACTATGCGCCGTTTGATCAGTTCAAAGCTTATTTAAAAACATCTTATCCGTTAGTTTATCAGAATACAGAAAATGTTGAGGTGAATCAGTATGGATTGGTGTTCAGGCTTAAAGGAAGCAATCCTGCTCTGGAACCCATTTTATTCCTTTCCCATATGGACGTTGTTCCTCCCGGAGATGCAGATGTCAAAAATAATGAAGAAAATGTATTCCGGCCGGATGACAAACCGCTTGATCCTGTTTCAAAAGTAGCGGAAGACTGGGATTTTGCCCCTTTTTCAGGAGCGGTAGCCAATGGAAGAATCTACGGAAGAGGAGCAATAGATATGAAAGGAATGCTTTTCTCCTTGATGGAATCTATGAATTCTATGATTAAAAACAAACAGATTCCTCAGCGTGATATTTATCTGGCTTTCGGTTTTGATGAAGAAGTGGGCGGGCAAAAAGGAGCCGTTCAGATTGCAGATTATTTTAAAAAGAAAGGATTGAAATTCGATGCTGTTTATGACGAAGGAGGATTGATCATGAGGAAAGGAAATGTAGCAGGAATTGATACTGATGTTGCCGTAGTAGGGTGTGCTGAAAAAGGCTTCCTGTCAGCAAAGATAAAAGTAAAAGGTCTAGGCGGACATTCTTCTATGCCTCCTATGGAAAGTGCTATCGGGAAAGCAGCTGTCATCATGCAGCGTTTGGAGGATGATCAGATGAAACCAGTTATTACCCCGTTAATCAAAGAATTCTTTAATAATATTGGCGGTGAAATGCCTTTTACTACAAGAATGGCGCTGGCCAATCAATGGCTTTTAAAACCGGTATTGATCTCACAGCTCACCAAAAACAATACCACCAATGCATTGGTAAGAACCACCACAGCATTAACGATGATGAAAGGAAGTGACGGGACCAACGTACTTTCTCCTGAAGTGGAATTTGTGGTTAATTTCAGACTGCTTCCCGGAAATTCAGTGAAAGATGTAAAAGATCATATTGCGAAAGCTACTGAAGGTTTTGATGTGGAAGTAGAAGAAATTGATAATACCAGAGAAGCTTCCGCTATTTCTCCAACCAATACAAAAGCTTTTAAAATAATAGAAGCAGGCGTTAAGGAAATTCATCCCGGAGCGATTGTTACGCCATACCTTACCATGGCAGGAACGGATGCAGGTAAATATGAAATCGTAAGTAAAAACGTTTACCGTTTCATGCCGATCAAGATCAACAGTGCCGAACAGCAAAGCATTCACAGCACCAATGAATATCTCAGCATTGAAAACTATCTGAAAATGATCCACTACTTTGAGTATGTGATGAAGAATTATGATAAATAA
- a CDS encoding pentapeptide repeat-containing protein encodes MKIKIQIKSVLGKLLFELEKEDNTIKETLQQAVKDGANLDGANLVRANLVRANLDGANLVRANLYGANLDGANLDGANLDGANLYGANLVRANLDGANLDGANLVRANLDGANLFRANLDGANLDGANLYGANLDGANLDGANLDGANLDGANLYGANLVRTNLDGANLFRANLDGANLFRANLYGANLYGAKELDKAYLPIYMKWGIAIKGDLLRIGCKEKTFEEWEKWFSGTEEYSTERNTEDFKRIQASFLAYKAYYEFMK; translated from the coding sequence ATGAAAATAAAAATCCAAATCAAATCAGTGTTAGGAAAATTACTCTTTGAACTAGAAAAAGAAGATAATACCATAAAAGAAACATTACAACAGGCTGTTAAAGACGGAGCAAACCTTGACGGAGCAAACCTTGTCAGAGCAAACCTTGTCAGAGCAAACCTTGACGGAGCAAACCTTGTCAGAGCAAACCTTTACGGAGCAAACCTTGACGGAGCAAACCTTGACGGAGCAAACCTTGACGGAGCAAACCTTTACGGAGCAAACCTTGTCAGAGCAAACCTTGACGGAGCAAACCTTGACGGAGCAAACCTTGTCAGAGCAAACCTTGACGGAGCAAACCTTTTCAGAGCAAACCTTGACGGAGCAAACCTTGACGGAGCAAACCTTTACGGAGCAAACCTTGACGGAGCAAACCTTGACGGAGCAAACCTTGACGGAGCAAACCTTGACGGAGCAAACCTTTACGGAGCAAACCTTGTCAGAACAAACCTTGACGGAGCAAACCTTTTCAGAGCAAACCTTGACGGAGCAAACCTTTTCAGAGCAAACCTTTACGGAGCAAACCTTTACGGAGCAAAAGAGTTAGATAAAGCCTACTTGCCAATTTACATGAAGTGGGGAATAGCAATAAAAGGAGATTTACTTCGAATTGGTTGTAAAGAAAAAACATTTGAAGAATGGGAAAAGTGGTTTTCCGGAACAGAAGAGTATAGTACAGAAAGGAATACTGAAGATTTTAAGCGTATTCAAGCTTCTTTCTTAGCATATAAAGCATATTACGAATTCATGAAATAG